A DNA window from Rhizobium sp. NXC14 contains the following coding sequences:
- a CDS encoding TIGR02301 family protein, producing the protein MIPVRRVVLSLLVLAGPTMAQGKNTAPAQEEIAPPVAAVPVPYDDKLARLAEVLGSVHYLRTLCKAAGGDEWREGMKQLLDSETGNEPQRKERLTAAFNRGYRAFASVYTDCTPAAIVAEERYRNEGATLATEITSRFGN; encoded by the coding sequence ATGATTCCCGTTCGACGCGTTGTCCTGTCCCTGCTCGTGCTTGCCGGGCCCACCATGGCTCAGGGCAAGAATACGGCGCCTGCGCAGGAGGAGATTGCGCCGCCGGTCGCGGCCGTGCCCGTGCCCTATGACGACAAGCTGGCGCGGCTCGCCGAAGTGCTGGGTTCGGTGCATTATCTGAGAACGCTCTGCAAGGCGGCGGGCGGCGATGAGTGGCGGGAAGGCATGAAGCAGCTGCTCGATTCGGAGACGGGTAACGAGCCGCAGCGCAAGGAAAGGTTGACCGCGGCCTTCAATCGTGGGTATCGCGCCTTCGCCTCCGTCTATACGGATTGCACCCCGGCGGCCATCGTGGCAGAAGAGCGCTACCGTAACGAAGGTGCAACACTCGCCACAGAAATTACCTCGCGCTTTGGAAATTGA
- a CDS encoding NUDIX domain-containing protein, with translation MTSTAKAASSAILERDGRFLLVLRRNPPSADMYAFPGGRAEPGETPEQTALREFREETGISAHNRRLFSTYDLKTHGPDGNIRSHFFLSVFCVDADREMVAEAADDAAALGWYTVEEIRRLPVPQSVLECAERLAGGE, from the coding sequence ATGACCTCCACCGCCAAAGCCGCCTCCTCCGCCATTCTCGAACGCGACGGGCGATTCCTTCTGGTATTGCGACGCAACCCGCCCTCTGCCGACATGTATGCCTTTCCCGGCGGCCGCGCCGAGCCGGGCGAAACGCCGGAGCAGACCGCGCTGCGCGAGTTCCGCGAGGAAACCGGCATCTCGGCGCACAATCGGCGGCTGTTCTCTACCTATGACCTTAAGACGCATGGGCCGGATGGCAACATCAGGAGCCATTTCTTCCTGTCAGTCTTTTGCGTCGACGCCGACCGGGAAATGGTGGCGGAAGCCGCCGACGATGCGGCGGCGCTCGGCTGGTATACGGTAGAGGAGATCCGGCGACTGCCTGTGCCGCAAAGCGTGCTCGAATGCGCGGAACGGCTGGCGGGCGGTGAATAG
- a CDS encoding YnfA family protein, which yields MTYIIYAFAAVFEIAGCFAFWAWLKLEKPIWWLAPGMISLALFAWLLTLVPSDAAGRTFAAYGGIYILASLSWLWLIEGRVPDRYDIGGGLICLGGASVILFAPRA from the coding sequence GTGACCTATATCATTTACGCGTTTGCCGCCGTTTTCGAGATCGCCGGCTGCTTCGCCTTCTGGGCGTGGCTCAAGCTTGAGAAGCCGATCTGGTGGCTGGCGCCGGGCATGATCTCGCTTGCGCTTTTCGCCTGGCTTCTGACGCTGGTGCCGAGCGATGCCGCCGGTCGAACCTTCGCAGCCTATGGCGGCATCTACATTCTTGCTTCGCTCTCCTGGCTGTGGCTGATCGAAGGCCGGGTGCCCGATCGTTATGATATCGGCGGCGGACTGATCTGCCTTGGCGGGGCGAGCGTCATCCTCTTTGCGCCGCGCGCCTGA
- a CDS encoding SOS response-associated peptidase, with translation MCGRFALTSSSADLRDFFSGLDLEDFPARYNIAPTQPILVVMAGECRERGSNLPDRRAVLVRWGFTPGWVKDPRDFPLLINARAETAIGKASFRAAMRHRRVLIPTSGFYEWHRPSKESGGKPQAYWIRPRRGRVVAFAGLMETWSSADGSEVDTGAILTTSANAGISAIHDRMPVVIKPEDFSRWLDCKAQEPREVVDLMQPAQGDFFEAIPVSDKVNKVANMGPDLQEQVVVERPPEAPAKQRPDHGQLSFF, from the coding sequence ATGTGTGGACGTTTCGCCCTGACAAGTTCCAGCGCCGACCTGCGCGACTTCTTCTCCGGTCTCGATCTCGAGGACTTCCCGGCGCGCTACAACATCGCCCCGACGCAGCCGATCCTCGTGGTCATGGCAGGCGAGTGCCGGGAGCGGGGCAGCAATCTGCCCGATCGTCGCGCCGTTCTCGTGCGATGGGGCTTCACGCCGGGTTGGGTCAAGGACCCGAGGGATTTCCCGCTGCTGATCAACGCGCGCGCCGAGACCGCGATCGGCAAGGCCTCGTTTCGAGCGGCGATGCGTCATCGCCGCGTGCTTATTCCGACCTCAGGTTTTTACGAATGGCATCGCCCCTCCAAGGAGAGCGGCGGCAAGCCGCAGGCCTATTGGATCAGGCCGCGCCGGGGCCGGGTCGTCGCCTTTGCCGGGCTGATGGAGACATGGTCCTCGGCCGATGGCTCGGAGGTCGATACCGGTGCGATCCTGACAACGTCAGCCAATGCGGGCATCTCCGCGATCCACGATCGCATGCCAGTCGTCATCAAACCGGAGGACTTCTCGCGCTGGCTCGATTGCAAGGCGCAGGAACCGCGCGAGGTGGTCGACCTGATGCAGCCTGCTCAGGGCGATTTCTTCGAGGCTATCCCGGTTTCCGACAAGGTCAACAAGGTTGCCAATATGGGGCCGGACCTGCAGGAGCAGGTTGTCGTCGAAAGACCGCCTGAGGCGCCTGCGAAACAAAGGCCGGATCACGGCCAGCTGAGTTTTTTCTAA
- the pssA gene encoding CDP-diacylglycerol--serine O-phosphatidyltransferase, translating to METPFPPFEPNGPDDSARGPRLREIPLRLVFPNLITILAICAGLTGIRLAFENRYELAVAMVLLAAFLDGIDGRVARLMKATSKFGAQMDSLADIVNFGVAPALVVYVFALDQARSLGWIAALIYAIAAGLRLARFNVMAERENKASWQSEYFVGVPAPAGAMLVLLPVYLGFLGLATDRTFAYLSSIYTVAIAFLLISRLPVWSGKSEGNRLRRDLVLPMMLGVVLYVALLMSYTWEVMVFTVAAYLISLPFGARRWRRKYGTLTIEEPGVGDDDIGRHI from the coding sequence ATGGAAACACCCTTTCCGCCTTTCGAGCCAAACGGGCCGGATGATTCCGCCCGCGGTCCGCGCCTGCGAGAGATTCCGCTTCGCCTCGTCTTTCCGAACCTCATCACCATTCTGGCGATCTGTGCCGGGTTGACGGGCATTCGGCTCGCTTTCGAGAACCGTTACGAGCTCGCCGTCGCGATGGTGCTGCTCGCCGCCTTCCTCGACGGCATCGACGGGCGCGTGGCGCGGCTGATGAAGGCGACCTCGAAATTCGGCGCGCAGATGGATTCGCTTGCCGATATCGTCAATTTCGGCGTCGCGCCCGCGCTCGTCGTTTACGTTTTTGCTCTCGATCAGGCTCGTTCGCTCGGCTGGATTGCCGCCTTGATCTATGCGATTGCCGCCGGGCTTCGCCTTGCCCGCTTCAATGTCATGGCCGAGCGCGAAAACAAGGCGAGCTGGCAATCGGAATATTTTGTCGGAGTGCCCGCGCCGGCCGGCGCCATGCTGGTGCTGCTGCCAGTCTATCTTGGCTTCCTCGGTCTGGCGACGGACCGCACCTTCGCCTATCTCTCGTCGATCTATACCGTCGCCATCGCCTTCCTGCTGATCAGCCGGCTGCCGGTCTGGTCGGGCAAATCGGAAGGCAACCGCTTGCGGCGCGATCTGGTGCTGCCGATGATGCTCGGCGTCGTGCTCTATGTGGCTCTGCTGATGAGCTACACGTGGGAGGTGATGGTCTTTACCGTTGCCGCCTATCTCATATCGCTCCCCTTCGGCGCACGCAGATGGCGGCGGAAATATGGGACCCTGACGATCGAGGAACCCGGCGTCGGCGACGACGATATTGGCCGGCACATCTGA
- a CDS encoding phosphatidylserine decarboxylase codes for MSLFNTVRNTIVPVHKEGYPFVAAFFVASLVLGWIFKPLFWIGMIFTLWCAYFFRDPERVTPQDDDLVISPADGKVSAIQMVTPPAELDLGSEPMLRISVFMNVFNCHVNRAPMRGRIVSINYRSGSFVNAELDKASEDNERNGLVIETRHGQIGVVQIAGLVARRILCWANTNEPLDAGERFGLIRFGSRLDVFLPAGAAPRVSLGQTAIAGETVIAEFASAKGPVISRRS; via the coding sequence ATGAGCCTGTTCAACACGGTTCGCAACACGATCGTGCCCGTGCACAAGGAGGGTTACCCCTTCGTCGCCGCCTTCTTCGTGGCCTCGCTGGTGCTGGGCTGGATCTTCAAGCCGCTCTTCTGGATCGGCATGATCTTCACGCTCTGGTGCGCCTATTTCTTCCGTGATCCCGAGCGGGTGACCCCGCAGGACGACGATCTCGTCATCTCTCCCGCCGACGGCAAGGTTTCGGCGATCCAGATGGTGACCCCGCCGGCAGAGCTCGACCTCGGCTCCGAGCCGATGCTGCGCATCTCGGTCTTCATGAACGTCTTCAACTGCCATGTGAACCGGGCACCGATGCGCGGGCGCATCGTCAGCATCAACTACCGCTCCGGAAGCTTCGTCAACGCCGAACTCGACAAGGCGAGCGAGGACAACGAGCGCAACGGACTGGTGATCGAAACGCGGCACGGACAGATCGGCGTCGTGCAGATTGCGGGCCTCGTGGCGCGGCGTATCCTTTGCTGGGCAAACACCAACGAGCCGCTGGACGCCGGCGAACGCTTCGGGCTGATCCGTTTCGGCTCGCGGCTCGACGTGTTCCTGCCCGCCGGTGCGGCGCCACGCGTCTCGCTCGGCCAGACGGCGATTGCCGGGGAAACCGTGATTGCCGAATTCGCCTCGGCCAAGGGTCCGGTGATCAGCCGCCGAAGCTAA
- a CDS encoding ABC transporter ATP-binding protein/permease, with product MANGKTVSESHLLRTLFNLWPYMWPAGRTDLKMRVVWASVYLLISKFVLLLVPYFFKWSTDALNGRMDLAGTVPPLLAGAVALVIAYNVTRLIQLGLNQLRDALFASVGQHAVRQLAYKTFVHMHELSLRFHLERKTGGLSRIIERGTKGIETIVRFTILNSVPTVIEFLLTAVIFWWGYGFSYLAVTAFTVWAYIWFTIRASDWRIAIRRSMNDSDTDANTKAIDSLLNFETVKYFGNEEMEAKRFDKSMERYEKAATDVWTSLGWLNFGQGVIFGIGTTIMLVLSALAVQRGDQTVGDFVFVNSMLLQLSVPLNFIGFVYREIRQGLTDIEQMFDLLEVKAEVKDAPDAAELRIRQGAISFKDVHFAYDPARPILKGISFDVPAGKTVAVVGPSGAGKSTLSRLLYRFYDIQSGAITIDGEDIRTVTQQSLRSAIGMVPQDTVLFNDTVAYNIRYGRTSASDGEVFAAAEVAQIAHFIEALPEGFETKVGERGLKLSGGEKQRVAIARTILKAPPILILDEATSALDTTTEREIQTALDVVSKNRTTLVIAHRLSTVIGADEIIVLKSGEIAERGTHAALLERNGLYASMWNRQREATQAEEHLKQVRESDEMGVITRLAPAS from the coding sequence ATGGCAAACGGCAAGACAGTCTCGGAATCCCACCTGCTGCGGACGCTTTTCAACCTCTGGCCCTATATGTGGCCGGCCGGGCGAACCGACCTCAAGATGCGGGTCGTCTGGGCGTCGGTCTATCTGCTGATTTCCAAGTTCGTCCTGCTGCTCGTCCCCTATTTCTTCAAATGGTCCACCGATGCGCTGAACGGCAGGATGGACCTTGCCGGCACGGTACCGCCGCTGCTTGCCGGCGCCGTAGCCCTTGTCATTGCCTATAACGTCACCCGGTTGATCCAGCTCGGCCTCAACCAGTTGCGCGACGCGCTCTTTGCCAGCGTCGGGCAACATGCGGTGCGCCAGCTCGCCTACAAGACCTTCGTGCACATGCACGAGCTGTCGCTGCGCTTCCATCTGGAGCGAAAGACCGGCGGCCTGTCACGCATCATCGAGCGCGGCACCAAGGGCATCGAGACGATCGTGCGCTTCACGATCCTCAATTCCGTTCCGACAGTGATCGAATTCCTGCTGACGGCGGTTATCTTCTGGTGGGGCTACGGCTTTTCCTATCTTGCGGTCACCGCCTTCACCGTCTGGGCCTATATCTGGTTCACGATCCGTGCATCTGACTGGCGCATCGCCATCCGCCGCTCGATGAATGACAGCGACACCGACGCCAACACCAAGGCGATCGACTCTCTCCTCAATTTCGAAACTGTCAAATATTTCGGCAATGAGGAAATGGAGGCCAAACGCTTCGACAAGTCGATGGAGCGCTACGAGAAAGCGGCGACCGATGTCTGGACCTCGCTCGGCTGGCTGAACTTCGGCCAGGGCGTCATTTTCGGCATCGGCACGACCATCATGCTGGTGCTGTCGGCGCTGGCGGTGCAACGCGGCGATCAGACGGTCGGCGATTTCGTCTTCGTCAATTCGATGCTGCTGCAGCTTTCCGTGCCGCTCAATTTCATAGGTTTCGTCTACCGGGAAATCCGGCAGGGTCTGACCGATATCGAGCAGATGTTCGATTTGCTCGAGGTGAAGGCCGAGGTCAAGGACGCCCCCGACGCTGCCGAGCTTCGAATCCGCCAGGGCGCGATCTCCTTCAAGGATGTGCACTTCGCTTACGATCCGGCCCGTCCGATCCTGAAAGGCATTTCTTTCGATGTGCCGGCCGGCAAGACGGTCGCCGTCGTCGGGCCGTCGGGCGCCGGCAAATCGACGCTGTCGCGCCTGCTCTATCGTTTCTACGATATCCAGAGCGGCGCGATCACCATCGACGGCGAGGATATCCGCACGGTGACGCAGCAAAGCCTGCGATCGGCGATCGGCATGGTGCCGCAGGATACCGTGCTGTTCAACGACACGGTCGCCTACAATATCCGCTACGGCCGCACATCGGCGAGCGATGGCGAGGTGTTTGCAGCGGCCGAGGTGGCGCAGATCGCCCATTTCATCGAGGCGCTGCCCGAAGGCTTCGAGACCAAGGTCGGCGAGCGCGGGCTCAAGCTTTCCGGCGGCGAGAAACAGCGTGTGGCGATCGCCCGCACCATCCTCAAGGCGCCACCGATCCTGATCCTCGACGAGGCAACTTCAGCGCTCGACACCACCACGGAACGAGAAATCCAGACAGCTCTCGACGTGGTTTCGAAGAATAGGACGACCTTGGTCATCGCCCATCGGCTTTCGACCGTCATCGGCGCCGACGAGATTATCGTGCTCAAAAGCGGTGAGATCGCCGAGCGCGGCACGCACGCCGCCCTCCTCGAAAGGAACGGCCTCTATGCCTCGATGTGGAACCGCCAGCGCGAGGCGACACAGGCGGAGGAGCATCTGAAGCAGGTGCGCGAAAGCGACGAGATGGGCGTCATCACGCGGCTTGCCCCGGCAAGCTGA
- a CDS encoding LysM peptidoglycan-binding domain-containing protein: MMKNRAGLLALAVLVIAILLMVFFVMPRIGSDASKVGDAINQAGTELKNTVNEATKTSRSAVADSTGVADQVRRLSADAGVALGELKALFADGKGPAIDVFTAAKAKAVNALTALVGFTVPEGIDPATQAIAAKAKEGGAKALAIVQSLPENMADAPAAISRAEAALTGAPEPASAATPAAANTGPKLPAFDVLRVEPDGSTVIAGSAEPNGKLEVLDGEKVVTTANVGPSGDFAAVLDDPLPAGDHQLVLKVTDKDGKTALSEEVATVSVPKDGNAANLLAMVSKPGAASRIITAPTGDTEVADASNPLAPAADKPATGGTAAADAPAATVAPTGELALQTPGLPDASATGTDATPAVPGAGETHEATAPDVMVNAVEIEGNKIFIAGTARANAKVLGYADDSLVGQDTAGPDGHFVIDGVAALSVGDHKIRVDVVDPAGKVIVRAAVNFNRPAGDQVRVAAQAGPADANGAASMVPLDEGELGKLKAEAGKAFGLLKGLFADGQLPGAEQLAAARSATEFALRSVADFRPAADASDSFKQASGASSQTAAKALKLLQDLPKDAKSVGAGLDGLGAIIGELTDTPAPAAPAANDVVSNQPKTIEQAPLTANNAAVIIRRGDTLWQISRRTYGLGVRYTTIYIANEDKIIDPDRIRPGQIFGLPKDALPNAEELHRKRLSKQHL, from the coding sequence ATGATGAAGAACCGTGCCGGCTTGCTGGCCCTTGCAGTGCTCGTAATCGCAATCCTACTGATGGTATTCTTCGTCATGCCGCGCATCGGCAGCGATGCATCCAAAGTCGGCGACGCCATCAACCAGGCGGGCACGGAGCTCAAGAACACGGTTAACGAAGCGACAAAGACATCACGCTCTGCCGTGGCCGACTCGACTGGGGTCGCCGATCAGGTCAGACGCCTCTCGGCCGATGCCGGCGTGGCGCTCGGCGAGCTGAAGGCGCTGTTTGCCGACGGCAAAGGCCCGGCCATTGATGTCTTCACCGCCGCCAAGGCCAAGGCCGTCAATGCGCTCACCGCACTTGTCGGCTTCACCGTTCCCGAGGGCATCGATCCCGCAACACAAGCCATTGCCGCCAAGGCCAAGGAAGGCGGCGCCAAGGCGCTCGCCATCGTGCAGTCGCTGCCGGAAAATATGGCGGATGCGCCTGCCGCGATTTCCAGGGCCGAAGCTGCGCTGACCGGTGCGCCCGAACCAGCCTCTGCCGCGACCCCGGCGGCCGCAAATACCGGCCCGAAACTTCCGGCCTTCGACGTCCTGCGTGTCGAGCCTGATGGATCGACCGTCATCGCCGGCTCCGCCGAGCCGAACGGCAAGCTCGAAGTGCTCGACGGCGAAAAGGTGGTGACGACGGCCAACGTCGGTCCGAGCGGCGATTTCGCGGCCGTCCTCGACGATCCGCTTCCGGCCGGCGACCACCAGCTCGTGCTCAAGGTAACGGACAAGGATGGCAAGACCGCGCTTTCCGAAGAAGTCGCCACCGTTTCCGTGCCGAAGGACGGCAATGCCGCCAATCTGCTCGCCATGGTCTCCAAGCCCGGCGCGGCGAGCCGCATCATCACTGCGCCGACAGGGGACACCGAAGTCGCCGACGCCTCCAATCCGTTGGCGCCGGCTGCGGACAAGCCGGCAACTGGCGGGACCGCTGCAGCCGACGCGCCTGCCGCAACAGTAGCGCCAACCGGTGAGCTGGCGCTGCAGACGCCTGGTCTGCCCGACGCCTCCGCCACCGGCACAGATGCGACACCGGCCGTTCCAGGTGCTGGCGAAACCCACGAGGCCACCGCGCCCGATGTGATGGTCAACGCCGTCGAGATCGAGGGCAACAAGATCTTCATTGCCGGCACGGCGCGCGCCAACGCCAAGGTCCTCGGCTATGCCGACGACAGCCTTGTCGGCCAGGACACGGCCGGTCCTGACGGCCATTTCGTCATCGATGGCGTCGCGGCGCTTTCGGTCGGCGATCATAAGATTCGCGTCGACGTCGTCGATCCCGCGGGCAAGGTGATCGTGCGGGCCGCAGTGAACTTCAATCGCCCGGCGGGCGACCAGGTGCGGGTTGCCGCTCAAGCCGGCCCCGCCGATGCAAATGGTGCTGCCTCGATGGTGCCGCTCGACGAGGGTGAACTCGGCAAGCTCAAGGCCGAAGCCGGCAAGGCGTTCGGGCTCTTGAAGGGGCTGTTTGCCGATGGCCAGCTGCCCGGCGCCGAACAGCTGGCGGCGGCGCGCTCAGCAACGGAATTCGCGCTGCGCTCTGTCGCAGACTTCCGCCCGGCGGCGGATGCGTCCGACAGCTTCAAGCAAGCCTCAGGCGCCTCCTCGCAGACCGCCGCCAAGGCGCTGAAACTGCTGCAGGATCTGCCGAAGGACGCAAAATCGGTCGGCGCCGGGCTGGACGGGCTGGGTGCAATCATCGGTGAATTGACCGACACGCCCGCACCGGCCGCGCCCGCCGCAAACGATGTTGTGAGCAATCAGCCGAAGACGATCGAGCAGGCACCGCTGACGGCAAACAATGCGGCGGTCATCATCCGCCGCGGCGATACGTTGTGGCAGATCTCCCGCCGGACCTATGGGCTCGGCGTGCGTTATACGACGATCTACATCGCCAACGAGGACAAGATCATCGACCCGGATCGTATCCGTCCCGGGCAGATTTTCGGCCTGCCGAAGGACGCGCTGCCGAACGCCGAGGAGCTGCACCGCAAGCGGCTCTCCAAGCAGCACCTCTGA
- a CDS encoding TIGR00730 family Rossman fold protein, with protein sequence MTEQSVSIRSICVYCGSRPGRDPSHMAAGRALGREIAEYGLRLVYGGGTKGIMGAVASGVLSGGGQVTGIIPEFLIDMEATRHSLGQLNELIVTPDMHARKHTMFERSDAFVALPGGIGTLEEIVEVMTWAQLGRHEKPMVFANINGFWDPMMELMRHMTDEGFLHTAHRVQPLVVDDVAGIIPAIMAQAAQLAADRDGEDEVISKM encoded by the coding sequence ATGACCGAACAATCTGTATCGATTCGATCCATCTGCGTTTACTGCGGCTCAAGGCCGGGACGCGATCCTTCCCACATGGCGGCCGGGCGGGCTCTCGGAAGAGAGATCGCCGAATACGGCCTGCGCCTCGTCTATGGCGGAGGTACCAAAGGCATCATGGGCGCGGTTGCGAGCGGAGTGCTTTCAGGCGGCGGTCAGGTCACGGGCATCATCCCGGAATTCCTGATCGATATGGAAGCGACTCGCCATTCGCTCGGTCAGCTCAACGAACTTATTGTAACCCCTGACATGCACGCGCGCAAACATACGATGTTCGAGCGTTCCGATGCCTTCGTCGCGCTGCCCGGCGGCATCGGCACGCTGGAGGAGATCGTCGAGGTCATGACCTGGGCGCAGCTCGGCCGTCATGAAAAGCCGATGGTTTTTGCCAATATCAACGGCTTTTGGGATCCGATGATGGAGCTGATGCGTCATATGACCGACGAAGGCTTCCTGCACACCGCCCACCGGGTGCAGCCGCTCGTTGTCGACGATGTCGCCGGCATCATTCCGGCGATCATGGCCCAGGCAGCCCAGCTTGCCGCCGATCGCGACGGCGAGGACGAGGTGATCTCCAAAATGTAG
- a CDS encoding LysR family transcriptional regulator yields MNEIVSIDHFNLWSFDLNLLVAFDALMKERSVTKAAVRLKIQQPAMSHNLGTLRTLLQDELFVRVGQVMQPTHRALRFAEAVEQILSRTQQAIVTPASFEPGQAEQIFRIGFSSELEVLLVPRLAAVLNEIAPGIKVLARAVDPELVHKLLDDNIIDLGVGCYDDGNNRHRRSLLFEQSLMCCYNPKLLDLPETLDRDSYVGLKHALVSQKDAIEGCIDEALKRISVRLDVSVAAPEFLTVLTAVLEAPLIATLPTRIVKRYAGLFGLAITEVPLDLTVSPISMVWSAASDNDPANRWMRSQVTELVSAYS; encoded by the coding sequence ATGAACGAAATTGTCTCCATCGATCATTTCAATTTATGGTCTTTCGACCTCAACCTGCTCGTGGCCTTCGACGCGCTCATGAAGGAGCGGAGCGTTACGAAAGCTGCTGTTCGCCTAAAAATCCAGCAGCCTGCCATGAGCCACAATCTCGGCACTCTCCGTACATTGCTTCAGGACGAGCTGTTCGTGCGTGTCGGCCAGGTCATGCAGCCGACCCACCGGGCGCTGCGTTTCGCCGAAGCGGTGGAGCAGATACTCAGCCGCACCCAGCAGGCGATCGTAACGCCTGCGTCCTTCGAGCCAGGACAAGCCGAGCAGATATTTCGCATCGGCTTTTCCAGTGAGCTTGAGGTGCTGCTTGTGCCGCGTCTCGCCGCTGTGTTGAACGAGATAGCCCCCGGTATCAAAGTGCTTGCGCGAGCGGTCGACCCCGAGCTTGTTCACAAGCTTCTGGACGACAACATCATCGACCTCGGCGTCGGCTGCTATGATGACGGCAACAACAGACATCGGCGGAGCCTGCTGTTCGAGCAATCGCTGATGTGTTGCTACAATCCGAAGCTTCTCGATCTTCCCGAAACTTTGGACCGCGACAGCTATGTCGGGCTCAAGCATGCCCTGGTTTCACAGAAGGACGCCATCGAAGGATGCATCGATGAAGCCTTGAAGCGGATCAGCGTGCGACTCGACGTGTCGGTGGCTGCGCCGGAATTCCTGACCGTGCTTACCGCTGTCCTCGAAGCGCCTCTGATCGCGACTCTGCCGACCAGAATCGTGAAGCGGTATGCGGGCCTGTTCGGCTTGGCGATCACCGAGGTTCCCCTCGATCTAACGGTAAGCCCGATATCGATGGTCTGGTCGGCGGCAAGCGACAATGATCCCGCCAACCGATGGATGCGATCTCAGGTGACGGAGCTTGTTTCCGCCTATAGCTGA